Proteins from one Prevotella sp. E2-28 genomic window:
- a CDS encoding DUF4302 domain-containing protein, with amino-acid sequence MMKKILKATLLLAALTVYTSCSDDNDMKDPSERLSEATTKYIDVLTAAPNGWVMTMYGDLDFGGFNVLCKFEKNGKVTVANEKFAADTTAVTHYKMEQSSGVVLSFDEYCELFHYYSDPLNSDGYNSQTENGFGGDLEFRVISATADSVVLRGKKHDTKIKMIPLTADTTTPMTTIWTNYLNDVAKVAKEMQKGSYHMILGKDSLKMKANRHNRVLSYTTTDEEGNRLTKKLPYIITPDGITLYETFTFNNEKVNSFRYTTDTDIYKQEGTGNITLEKFTPTLCEQLVDGIWYLTTEDLGTYGKTRWNQFRNGLLAFGKTYDQELVIRYAVFGTMRNRFGLTVGPVDKASPYSVFVSECYFDYKEKSNDEIEVWFNGEFDEIGNAEVFYPNKDGARMQYVVQTFGESETSKRTFKIETDNIKEPTYLKLTDQKTSSNYMKLMAEPVYFPFGDGPEQQ; translated from the coding sequence ATGATGAAGAAAATATTGAAGGCAACCCTATTGCTAGCAGCTTTGACGGTTTATACGTCCTGCAGCGACGATAACGACATGAAGGATCCTTCTGAGCGTCTGTCAGAGGCTACAACCAAATATATAGACGTTTTGACCGCAGCCCCTAACGGATGGGTCATGACCATGTATGGAGATTTGGATTTCGGAGGCTTCAACGTGCTGTGCAAATTCGAGAAGAACGGAAAAGTCACCGTAGCTAATGAGAAATTTGCAGCTGATACCACCGCAGTGACCCACTACAAGATGGAGCAGAGTAGCGGTGTGGTATTGTCATTTGATGAGTACTGTGAACTGTTCCACTATTACTCAGATCCTCTCAACAGCGATGGTTACAACAGCCAGACAGAGAACGGTTTCGGTGGCGACTTGGAGTTCCGTGTGATCTCTGCCACAGCCGATTCTGTCGTCTTGCGTGGTAAGAAACACGATACAAAAATCAAGATGATACCACTCACTGCCGACACTACAACACCTATGACTACCATCTGGACCAACTATCTGAATGATGTTGCCAAGGTAGCAAAGGAGATGCAGAAAGGCAGTTACCACATGATTCTTGGCAAAGACAGTCTAAAGATGAAAGCCAATCGTCATAACCGCGTACTAAGTTATACTACTACTGATGAGGAAGGTAATCGCCTTACGAAGAAGTTACCTTACATCATCACGCCAGATGGTATTACACTATACGAAACCTTCACCTTCAATAATGAAAAGGTAAATAGTTTCCGCTATACCACTGATACTGATATCTATAAGCAGGAAGGTACAGGTAACATCACCTTGGAGAAATTCACACCTACGCTCTGCGAGCAATTGGTTGATGGAATCTGGTATCTTACAACAGAAGACTTAGGCACTTATGGTAAGACACGTTGGAATCAGTTCCGTAATGGTCTCCTGGCTTTCGGTAAAACTTATGACCAGGAACTCGTCATCAGATATGCTGTGTTCGGAACAATGCGTAATCGTTTCGGTTTAACCGTAGGTCCTGTTGACAAGGCCAGCCCCTATTCTGTCTTTGTATCGGAATGCTATTTCGACTATAAAGAAAAGAGTAATGATGAGATTGAGGTATGGTTCAATGGTGAATTTGATGAAATTGGAAATGCCGAGGTATTCTATCCTAACAAAGACGGTGCCCGTATGCAATATGTCGTACAGACCTTTGGCGAAAGCGAAACAAGTAAACGTACTTTCAAGATTGAAACTGACAACATCAAAGAGCCAACATATCTGAAGCTCACAGATCAGAAGACATCAAGTAATTACATGAAGCTGATGGCTGAACCCGTTTATTTCCCATTCGGTGACGGTCCTGAACAGCAATAA
- a CDS encoding SusC/RagA family TonB-linked outer membrane protein has protein sequence MKKRLTVFLTALILSIGVSFAQSKITGTVIAQEDGEPVIGATVKVVGSTTGGVITNVNGAFTIDVPAGKKLEISYVGCETKRVTPKNGMKITLVQDSKIIDEVVVTGMQKQDKRLFTGAATKIDADKAKLDGVADISRSLEGRVAGVSVQNVSGTFGTAPKIRVRGATSIYGASKPLWVVDGVVMEDVTEVDADALSSGDANTLISSAIAGLNADDIESFQILKDGSATSIYGARAMGGVIVVTTKKGKAGQSHISYTGEFTMRLKPSYSQFNIMNSQEQMSVYREMYNAGWLTFSDTYRGSESGIYGKMYQMMNTYDPATGKFLLANTDEAMKAYLQEAEFRNTNWFDELFSTSISQNHSISMSSGTDKAQYYTSFSVMNDPGWTERSKVQRYTANINALYNLSKKLSLNLIGNAAYRKQEAPGTTNQSVDMVSGQVSRDFDINPYSYAINTSRALDPNTYYTRNYAPFNIHNELANNYMDIDVVNLKFQAELKYKPFRQLELAALGAYNYSVATRTHMIKENSNQAKAFRAMDDATMRDNNPFLYLDRDIPNSLKYSVLPEGGFYRTYKNVMNSKNFRATASYNDAFGMEDEHIVNLFGGVEVNDIERNANYFNGVGMQYEMGMLGSYDYHYFKQASEENNIYYEVSNNYERNTAFFGTATYSWKRRYTITPTIRYEGSNQLGRSRKARWLPTWNISGAWNAHEETWFEDTFKKALTHATLRVSYSLTGDKPAVNNAQVIIESVSPWRPFANDKETALARQQPGNPNLTYEKKHEFNVGVDLGLLNNRVNVTFDWWMRNNFDLIGPHMTTGADGDGITKSANVATMKSRGEELSISTKNIVTGDFKWSTDFIFSHNKTEVTDLDSRSPIYYLTGQYQRNGFTMVGYPYRALWSIDFQGLDEHGLPTFINQDGNLTTSDHDFQSYVLDHLVYEGPTDPTITGSLGNTFTYKNLHLNVFASYSFGNVVRLDPVFKASYSDLDAMPREFNDRWVVGGDENLTNIPVLADRRMAQADTYLSYAYNAYNYSTARIAKGDFVRMKEISLSYDVPSSWTSKLGLNSLNLKLQGTNLFLIYSDSKLNGQDPEFFNAGGVAVPMARQFTFTLRAGM, from the coding sequence ATGAAGAAAAGACTAACGGTATTCTTGACAGCCTTAATACTCTCTATTGGGGTATCATTTGCACAGAGCAAGATAACTGGTACCGTCATTGCACAAGAAGACGGAGAACCAGTAATCGGTGCAACGGTTAAGGTTGTTGGAAGCACAACAGGTGGTGTAATTACCAACGTAAACGGAGCTTTCACCATTGATGTTCCAGCTGGAAAGAAGCTTGAAATCAGTTATGTTGGATGTGAAACCAAAAGGGTAACTCCAAAGAACGGCATGAAAATAACGCTTGTCCAAGACTCGAAGATTATTGACGAAGTCGTGGTGACAGGTATGCAGAAACAGGATAAGCGCCTATTTACCGGTGCTGCCACAAAGATTGATGCAGACAAGGCAAAACTGGATGGTGTGGCTGATATCTCTCGTTCACTGGAAGGTCGTGTTGCCGGTGTATCAGTACAGAACGTATCTGGTACCTTTGGTACTGCTCCTAAAATCCGTGTCCGCGGTGCTACTTCTATCTACGGTGCATCAAAACCTCTGTGGGTTGTTGATGGTGTTGTGATGGAGGATGTAACCGAGGTTGACGCAGACGCTTTGTCAAGTGGTGATGCTAACACCTTGATTTCAAGTGCCATTGCTGGTCTGAATGCTGACGATATTGAATCATTCCAGATTCTGAAGGATGGTAGTGCCACCTCTATATATGGTGCGCGCGCGATGGGTGGTGTGATTGTTGTGACCACGAAAAAAGGTAAAGCAGGTCAGAGCCACATCAGCTATACGGGTGAATTCACGATGCGCTTGAAGCCCAGCTATTCTCAGTTTAACATCATGAACTCTCAGGAGCAGATGAGCGTTTACAGAGAGATGTACAACGCCGGCTGGCTTACTTTCTCTGATACCTATCGCGGTTCTGAGAGCGGCATCTACGGTAAGATGTATCAGATGATGAACACCTACGACCCTGCCACAGGTAAATTCCTTCTGGCCAATACCGACGAGGCCATGAAGGCTTATCTGCAGGAAGCAGAGTTCCGTAACACAAACTGGTTTGACGAGCTTTTCTCTACAAGCATCTCACAGAACCACTCTATCTCTATGTCATCTGGTACAGATAAAGCTCAGTACTATACTTCTTTCTCTGTAATGAATGACCCAGGTTGGACAGAGCGCAGCAAGGTACAGCGTTATACTGCTAACATCAACGCCCTCTACAATCTGTCAAAGAAACTCTCTTTGAACCTGATTGGTAATGCTGCCTATCGTAAGCAGGAGGCTCCAGGTACCACCAATCAGAGTGTTGACATGGTGTCTGGACAGGTGAGCCGCGACTTTGATATCAACCCCTATTCGTATGCCATCAATACGAGTCGTGCATTGGATCCTAATACTTACTATACACGCAACTATGCTCCCTTCAATATTCACAACGAACTGGCCAACAACTATATGGACATTGACGTTGTGAACCTGAAGTTCCAGGCAGAGTTGAAATACAAGCCCTTCCGCCAGTTGGAGTTGGCTGCACTGGGAGCTTACAACTATTCTGTGGCTACCCGCACACATATGATTAAGGAGAACTCAAATCAGGCAAAGGCATTCCGCGCTATGGACGATGCCACCATGCGTGACAACAACCCCTTCCTCTACCTTGATCGCGATATCCCTAATTCCCTGAAATATTCTGTATTGCCCGAAGGTGGATTCTACCGTACGTACAAGAATGTCATGAACAGTAAGAACTTCCGTGCTACTGCAAGTTACAACGATGCCTTCGGTATGGAAGATGAGCATATCGTGAACCTTTTTGGTGGTGTTGAAGTCAACGACATCGAGCGTAATGCCAACTATTTCAATGGCGTAGGTATGCAATATGAGATGGGTATGCTGGGTTCTTATGACTACCACTATTTCAAGCAGGCTAGCGAGGAAAACAACATTTATTACGAAGTAAGCAATAATTACGAACGTAATACGGCTTTCTTCGGAACCGCCACCTATTCTTGGAAGCGTCGTTATACCATTACACCTACTATCCGCTACGAAGGTAGTAACCAATTAGGCCGTAGCCGTAAAGCACGTTGGTTGCCTACATGGAATATCTCTGGTGCATGGAATGCTCATGAGGAGACCTGGTTCGAGGATACGTTCAAGAAAGCGCTGACCCATGCTACACTCCGTGTGTCTTACTCTCTGACTGGTGACAAGCCTGCCGTAAACAATGCACAGGTAATCATTGAAAGTGTAAGTCCATGGCGTCCGTTTGCCAACGATAAAGAAACAGCGCTTGCTAGACAACAGCCAGGCAACCCCAACCTGACATACGAAAAGAAACACGAGTTTAACGTTGGTGTTGACCTTGGTCTGCTGAATAACCGCGTTAATGTTACATTTGACTGGTGGATGCGTAACAACTTCGACCTGATCGGTCCTCACATGACCACTGGTGCAGATGGTGATGGTATTACCAAATCTGCTAACGTAGCTACGATGAAGTCACGTGGTGAGGAACTGAGCATCTCTACCAAGAACATCGTAACAGGTGACTTCAAGTGGAGCACGGACTTCATCTTCTCTCACAACAAGACTGAGGTGACAGACCTGGATTCACGTAGTCCTATCTATTATCTCACCGGACAGTATCAGCGTAACGGTTTCACGATGGTGGGCTATCCCTACCGCGCACTCTGGAGTATCGACTTCCAAGGACTGGATGAACACGGATTACCCACATTCATCAATCAAGACGGAAACCTCACTACGAGTGATCATGACTTCCAGTCGTATGTGCTCGACCATCTGGTATATGAAGGTCCCACAGACCCCACTATCACGGGTTCACTGGGTAACACCTTTACTTACAAGAACCTACATCTGAATGTGTTTGCATCTTATTCATTCGGCAACGTCGTTCGTCTTGACCCAGTCTTCAAGGCAAGTTACAGTGATTTGGATGCCATGCCAAGAGAATTCAACGACCGTTGGGTTGTTGGCGGCGATGAGAATCTGACCAACATTCCCGTACTGGCCGACCGCCGTATGGCTCAGGCAGATACCTATCTGAGTTATGCCTATAATGCCTACAACTATTCTACGGCACGTATTGCCAAGGGCGATTTCGTACGTATGAAGGAGATTTCACTCTCTTACGATGTTCCTTCTTCATGGACAAGTAAGCTTGGACTCAACTCTCTGAATCTAAAGTTACAAGGCACAAACCTGTTCCTTATCTATTCTGACAGCAAGCTTAACGGTCAGGATCCAGAGTTCTTTAATGCAGGTGGTGTGGCCGTACCTATGGCCCGTCAGTTCACCTTCACACTCCGTGCTGGAATGTAA
- a CDS encoding TIGR00730 family Rossman fold protein, which translates to MKLCIFCSANNNIDPEFFSMTEELGRWAAKNGHSIVFGGHDAGLMHAVSKAAKEAGGQVIGVVPRKIEEMGRLSPYLDVHIPTENLTDRKDLMMVHSDAFIILPGGIGTLDELFTVAAAATLKYHEKPLILWNMKGFWDSLITCLDDLQAKGVIRGQWQDYIHPASNLSDIAHILSK; encoded by the coding sequence ATGAAACTCTGCATATTTTGCTCAGCAAACAACAATATTGATCCCGAGTTCTTCTCTATGACAGAAGAGCTCGGGCGCTGGGCTGCTAAAAACGGCCATTCCATCGTCTTCGGAGGCCACGATGCCGGTCTGATGCATGCCGTTAGCAAGGCAGCAAAAGAGGCTGGCGGACAAGTCATCGGTGTGGTGCCAAGAAAGATAGAGGAGATGGGACGCCTAAGTCCCTATTTGGACGTACATATCCCCACAGAGAACCTGACTGACAGAAAGGACTTAATGATGGTGCATAGCGATGCCTTCATTATCCTGCCTGGCGGTATAGGCACACTTGACGAACTCTTTACTGTGGCAGCAGCAGCCACTTTGAAATATCACGAAAAGCCACTCATACTATGGAACATGAAAGGCTTTTGGGATTCACTCATTACATGTCTTGATGACTTACAAGCGAAAGGTGTCATTCGCGGTCAATGGCAAGACTATATTCACCCAGCATCTAATTTGTCAGATATAGCGCATATTCTTTCAAAATAG
- a CDS encoding putative zinc-binding metallopeptidase, with protein sequence MRKIFNILFACTISLAFVACSDDEPKQPSIFANDLSADSTAFDKWLRTNYSDPYNIRIIYRYQDYETDQTYNVIPAKMENVKALAKMMKHIWIDAYGEVVGQDFIKSYSPRIFQYIGSAEYRSDGAMVLGTAEGGLKITLFRVNAMDIDNIYIDSISPFPNSAAVPIDMNYWFFHTMHHEFLHILQQTRSYPTEFNTVSAGKYHANDWINVKDEEAPLEGFVTGYASGEAREDMAEIYSTYVTHTPEAWEKILKAGEKGGDTSGRDAIEKKLSIIKSYLKESWGFELDDLRKVVLRRSHEVLQMDLKTLD encoded by the coding sequence ATGAGAAAGATATTTAATATATTATTTGCTTGCACAATATCTTTGGCATTCGTAGCTTGTTCTGATGACGAGCCGAAACAGCCAAGTATCTTTGCAAATGACCTGAGCGCTGATTCCACAGCCTTTGATAAGTGGTTGCGCACCAATTATAGTGATCCTTACAACATCCGTATTATCTACCGCTATCAGGATTATGAGACCGACCAGACATACAACGTGATTCCTGCAAAGATGGAAAACGTAAAGGCACTGGCTAAGATGATGAAGCACATCTGGATTGATGCCTATGGAGAAGTGGTAGGCCAGGACTTCATCAAGAGCTACAGTCCCCGTATTTTCCAGTATATCGGTTCTGCTGAGTACCGTAGCGATGGTGCTATGGTGCTGGGTACTGCCGAAGGTGGTCTGAAAATCACACTGTTCCGTGTCAATGCGATGGATATTGATAATATCTACATCGATAGTATCAGTCCCTTCCCCAATTCCGCTGCAGTGCCCATCGACATGAACTACTGGTTCTTCCACACCATGCACCATGAGTTCCTGCATATTCTACAGCAGACAAGGAGCTACCCAACAGAGTTTAATACAGTCTCTGCCGGTAAGTATCACGCTAACGACTGGATTAACGTAAAAGACGAAGAAGCTCCCCTTGAGGGCTTCGTAACTGGCTATGCTAGTGGTGAGGCTCGCGAGGATATGGCTGAGATTTATTCTACCTATGTCACACATACCCCAGAGGCATGGGAGAAAATCCTGAAAGCCGGTGAAAAGGGAGGTGACACATCCGGACGTGACGCCATCGAAAAGAAGCTCAGCATCATCAAGAGCTACCTGAAGGAATCATGGGGCTTCGAGCTCGATGACCTGCGCAAAGTTGTGCTGCGACGCTCTCATGAGGTATTACAGATGGATTTAAAAACACTTGACTAA
- a CDS encoding glycosyl hydrolase family 8, giving the protein MKSRIRTIFAGSLMVCLSTTAMAQPQVYDQENTGSRYALKKFTAPEKLPVIRELPNALEGVNGFEDWERRRNEIGSLIQHYGIGEKPAVKAKQVKARMVGDTLIVDVTVGKETLTLKSQIRYPKVGQPPYALMIGTDMIALPRQLFEDRPIATTTFTSAQVNDYKQFGKHHDRGEHNFDRLYPKLKGNGAYSEWAWGMSRLIDGLQQLGPEVTKIDTRRIGVTGCSYAGKMALYCGAFDERIALTIAQEPGGGGAAAWRKSHELTLAGKNLEDIDKTDYHWFLESQKENFRGDSVYRLPYDQHELCAMVCPRALLLLGNPDYEWLADPSMQVSAEAAKKVWERYGIADRMGCDIIGGHGHCQLPQIQYPIVQAYIDKFLLDGKPWSKGGFETKRYRNLFAEVGHSREEIDKKLQEVFNDVFYGPNKVYFEVGDSMGYISDIKNHDARTEGMSYGMMIAVQMNKKDIFDRLWRWSKKYMQHQDGNRKGYFAWSCKTDGTRNADGAASDGELYYITSLLFASNRWGNDTGINYKAEAQHILDCIQPREYTPEPRPGFGGFGGFAPQQQGPQKMYLIDPETKLITFTPDGFGQRFTDPSYHIPAFYEVWAKWADDGRSDYWMECAQKSREFLHKCINDTTGLNGDQCQYDGSEMQMMRFPGRPQGQQQNAAPRRNGNNNFRYDSWRVPMNIALDYEWSCADREWQQQYGEKIQNFLYSQGIDTFVDQYRVDGTLPEGNEILQAGGFRKLRHSIGLVATSAAASVLCQHDKKNEFIEALWNAKHEPFDDGYFDAYYDGLLRLFAFMHLSGQYQVIFPANDKK; this is encoded by the coding sequence ATGAAATCAAGAATAAGAACAATCTTTGCTGGCTCGCTCATGGTCTGTCTGTCAACGACAGCCATGGCGCAGCCACAAGTATATGACCAAGAGAATACAGGCAGTCGTTACGCATTGAAGAAATTCACGGCTCCTGAGAAGTTACCCGTTATCCGTGAACTGCCTAACGCTCTTGAGGGTGTCAACGGTTTTGAGGACTGGGAGCGCCGCCGTAACGAGATTGGCTCGCTCATCCAGCATTACGGCATCGGCGAGAAACCTGCAGTAAAAGCTAAGCAAGTGAAAGCCCGCATGGTAGGCGACACGCTGATAGTAGATGTCACCGTGGGCAAAGAGACACTGACGCTTAAATCACAGATTCGCTATCCGAAGGTAGGTCAACCACCTTATGCGCTGATGATTGGCACGGATATGATTGCGTTACCCCGCCAGCTCTTTGAGGACAGGCCTATCGCCACCACGACCTTTACATCGGCACAGGTCAACGACTACAAGCAGTTTGGCAAGCATCACGACCGCGGTGAGCACAACTTCGACCGCCTGTATCCCAAGCTGAAGGGTAATGGCGCCTACAGCGAATGGGCTTGGGGCATGAGCCGACTGATTGACGGTCTGCAGCAATTAGGTCCTGAAGTGACGAAGATAGACACCCGTCGTATTGGTGTCACTGGCTGTTCATACGCAGGAAAGATGGCGCTCTACTGTGGAGCCTTCGATGAGCGTATTGCCCTGACCATTGCACAGGAGCCTGGTGGTGGCGGTGCTGCTGCCTGGCGCAAGTCGCATGAGTTGACGTTGGCAGGCAAGAATCTGGAGGACATTGATAAGACCGACTATCACTGGTTCCTTGAGAGTCAGAAAGAGAACTTCCGTGGTGATAGCGTTTATCGCCTGCCCTACGACCAGCATGAGCTCTGCGCTATGGTTTGTCCGCGTGCCTTGTTATTGCTGGGTAATCCCGACTACGAATGGCTGGCCGATCCATCGATGCAGGTCTCTGCAGAAGCAGCAAAAAAGGTTTGGGAGAGATACGGTATTGCCGACCGCATGGGCTGTGACATCATTGGTGGGCACGGTCATTGTCAGCTGCCTCAGATTCAGTATCCTATCGTACAGGCTTATATCGACAAATTTCTTTTGGATGGAAAACCCTGGAGCAAAGGTGGTTTCGAAACCAAGCGCTATCGTAACCTCTTTGCAGAGGTAGGCCATAGTCGCGAAGAGATAGATAAGAAACTGCAGGAGGTCTTTAATGACGTGTTCTACGGTCCCAACAAGGTTTACTTTGAGGTTGGCGACTCGATGGGTTATATCTCTGATATCAAGAACCACGATGCACGTACTGAGGGTATGTCATACGGCATGATGATTGCCGTTCAGATGAACAAAAAGGATATCTTCGACCGTCTGTGGCGTTGGAGCAAGAAATACATGCAACATCAGGACGGCAACCGAAAAGGCTACTTCGCATGGAGCTGTAAGACCGACGGCACGCGTAATGCAGATGGCGCTGCCAGTGATGGTGAACTCTATTACATCACTTCGCTTCTCTTTGCTTCCAACCGTTGGGGTAATGATACAGGTATCAACTATAAAGCTGAGGCACAGCATATCCTTGACTGTATCCAGCCCCGTGAATACACACCAGAGCCACGTCCAGGCTTCGGCGGTTTCGGTGGTTTTGCTCCTCAGCAGCAAGGCCCGCAGAAGATGTATCTGATTGACCCAGAGACAAAGCTCATCACCTTTACCCCAGATGGTTTCGGCCAGCGTTTCACCGACCCCAGCTACCATATCCCTGCTTTCTATGAGGTTTGGGCTAAGTGGGCCGACGACGGACGAAGCGACTATTGGATGGAATGTGCCCAGAAAAGTCGTGAGTTCCTGCATAAATGTATCAACGATACAACAGGCCTGAACGGTGACCAATGCCAATATGATGGTAGCGAAATGCAAATGATGCGATTCCCTGGCAGACCTCAGGGACAACAGCAGAACGCAGCTCCTCGTAGAAATGGCAACAACAACTTCCGTTACGACTCTTGGCGCGTACCCATGAACATTGCGCTAGACTACGAATGGAGTTGTGCCGACCGCGAATGGCAACAGCAATATGGCGAGAAAATTCAGAACTTCCTCTATAGTCAGGGTATTGACACCTTTGTTGATCAGTATCGTGTGGACGGCACCTTGCCAGAAGGGAATGAAATTCTACAGGCCGGCGGCTTCCGCAAGTTGCGTCATAGCATCGGTCTGGTGGCAACCTCTGCTGCCGCCTCTGTACTCTGTCAGCACGACAAGAAGAACGAATTCATCGAAGCCCTTTGGAATGCCAAGCACGAGCCTTTTGATGATGGTTATTTCGACGCCTATTATGACGGTCTGCTCCGCCTCTTTGCTTTCATGCACCTCAGTGGACAGTATCAGGTCATCTTCCCCGCAAACGATAAGAAATGA
- a CDS encoding RagB/SusD family nutrient uptake outer membrane protein, protein MIKIKKLTFALLHSCTPALLVFSMAVTSCNDFLDKLPDDRATVNTREKVGKLVTSAYPTVSTILISEISSDNVSDNGKKYGTLPQVDEMYRFKAVTTESNDCPRNIWNGYYDAVGTANEALQSINDMGNTADLQAYRGEALLCRAFSMFQMSTVFCMAYDPQKADQYLGLPYPLAPGELKERGTLAELYRQINDDIEEALPLIDDAAYAIEKYHFNTKAAYAFAARFNLYYQKWDKVIEYATKALGNTPSDCLRKREPYSTAAGVDDYFNMYVQSSQACNFLMGPAYSIAARVLTGGGYLRYAHNMTVLSYDTYWAYSPWNPSTATSGNTLLWSAHSLYGNNNFILEPKLEEVFEYTDKVNGIGYVHIVDPIFTGDETILCRAEAYIHKKEYAKALADMNTWGESNLEPSYGSSTRKPFTEESVNAFMNNIKYAAVHPASEFERSIKKRLSPQGFTVETGTQENMIQLILYMRRVNNMFQGLRFMDLKRYGIEYEHYLENEEALTFTAGDLRGAIQLPADVIAAGLQANPRTTAEVNTGSGQGDAQVENLNKPATSEIVREKID, encoded by the coding sequence ATGATTAAGATAAAAAAACTAACGTTTGCACTCCTGCACTCTTGCACTCCTGCACTCCTAGTCTTCAGCATGGCAGTAACATCATGCAACGATTTTCTGGACAAGCTTCCCGATGACCGTGCCACAGTAAATACAAGAGAGAAAGTAGGTAAACTGGTTACCTCAGCATATCCCACGGTAAGTACTATTCTTATTTCGGAAATATCGTCAGACAATGTCAGCGACAACGGAAAGAAATATGGTACACTACCTCAAGTTGATGAAATGTATCGTTTCAAAGCCGTAACCACCGAAAGTAATGACTGCCCCCGCAATATTTGGAACGGTTATTACGATGCTGTTGGTACAGCTAACGAGGCGCTGCAGTCCATTAATGATATGGGTAACACAGCAGATTTACAGGCATACCGCGGTGAGGCCCTGTTGTGTCGTGCATTCAGCATGTTCCAGATGAGCACTGTTTTCTGCATGGCTTATGACCCACAGAAAGCCGACCAGTACTTAGGTCTTCCTTACCCTCTGGCACCTGGAGAATTAAAAGAACGTGGCACATTGGCAGAACTATATCGTCAGATTAATGATGACATCGAAGAGGCTCTGCCCCTCATTGATGATGCTGCGTATGCTATTGAGAAGTACCACTTCAACACGAAGGCTGCCTATGCCTTTGCAGCCCGTTTCAACCTTTATTATCAGAAATGGGACAAGGTGATTGAATATGCAACAAAAGCACTGGGCAACACGCCCTCAGATTGTCTGCGCAAACGTGAGCCTTATTCAACAGCCGCAGGTGTTGACGACTACTTCAACATGTATGTCCAGTCTAGTCAGGCTTGCAATTTCCTCATGGGACCAGCCTATTCTATTGCAGCCCGTGTGCTGACAGGTGGTGGCTATCTCCGCTATGCTCACAACATGACGGTGCTGAGTTATGATACCTACTGGGCATATTCTCCATGGAATCCTTCTACAGCAACGTCAGGAAACACACTTCTTTGGTCAGCTCATAGCCTCTATGGTAACAACAACTTCATATTGGAGCCAAAGTTAGAAGAAGTATTTGAATATACTGACAAGGTGAACGGTATCGGCTATGTACACATTGTAGATCCTATCTTTACGGGTGACGAGACTATCCTGTGCCGTGCAGAAGCATATATCCACAAGAAGGAATATGCTAAAGCTCTTGCTGATATGAACACATGGGGAGAATCTAATCTGGAACCATCTTATGGCAGTTCTACCCGCAAGCCTTTCACTGAAGAATCTGTCAATGCATTTATGAACAACATCAAGTATGCAGCTGTTCATCCTGCAAGTGAATTTGAGAGAAGTATTAAGAAGAGACTGAGTCCTCAAGGCTTCACCGTAGAGACTGGCACACAGGAGAATATGATTCAACTTATTCTCTATATGCGCCGCGTCAACAATATGTTCCAAGGTCTGCGCTTCATGGACTTGAAACGTTATGGTATTGAGTATGAGCACTATTTGGAGAATGAGGAAGCCCTCACCTTTACTGCTGGTGACCTGCGCGGAGCTATCCAGTTACCCGCTGACGTTATAGCTGCTGGTTTGCAGGCTAACCCCCGCACTACAGCTGAGGTTAATACGGGAAGCGGTCAGGGAGATGCTCAGGTTGAGAACCTGAACAAACCAGCCACTTCAGAAATAGTAAGAGAAAAAATTGACTAA